The segment TGAGCTGATGAAGGTGGCTCTGCAGTTCATGAATGTCAACTCTTCTTACACCTACATCGTTCAGGGTCTTGTCATTATCGTGGCTGTGGCCATCGATATCCGCAAGTATCTGGCAAAGAAGTAAGAGCTTTTTCTGTGGGTCGTCTGCTTTTGGGCAGGCGGCCCGCTTTTTTTATCTGCATTTGTGTGGTATTATAATAAAAACACCATCAGGAGGTACGTTATGGCACAGGAAAAACAGACACCCGAAGAGCGCGAGGCTGAACTTGCCCGCCGGGAAGCTGCCCTTGCGGCCCGGGAAGCACAGCTGGCGCAGGAACAGGCGGAGCTGGCAGGCCGGAAGGCGGATTTTGAGGAGGGCAAAAAGAGCCTGCTCAACAACGGTGACAAGAATTTTGTGAATGCGAAAGAAAAAATGTACGACCATTTTCCGCTGACCGTGCACCAGATGGATATTATCATCGGGGTACTGTTTGCACTGATCGCACTGTTCCTTGTGCTGGGCGTGACCCATACCAGCTTCTTCGGGCTGTTCGGAGGGTAAGTGCATTCCTTTTCTGCAGCAGGTGATTGCATTTCATCCGCAATATGCGTATAATTTAGGATAAAAGCTCTGCCGCACTGCGGCGGCAGGAAGAGGAGTGGTGATCTTGAAAAAGAAATGGCTCGCGACGGCACTGGCAGGCATTCTGCTGGCAGCTGCGGTTCTGAGCGGATGTGCATCGACAGAAAAGGCCAAACGGCTGCGCTTCGGTGTGGCTGGCGAGGGCGGCATCTACCGGGAGTTTGGTGAGCGGTTCGCAGCATTGGAAAACGAGACGGACAACGGGCAGGTGGAGCTGAAGGCTACCGCCGGTTCCGCAGCGAACCTGCGCCTGCTGACCGGCGAATACCTGCAGCTGGCCATTGCACAGGCAGACCTTGTGCAGGATGCCTATGACCAGACCGGCATCTTTGCCGACGAGGAGGAGGACCGCGGCTTTGGTGCCGTGGCGGCGCTGTACACCGAGACCTGTCAGGTGGTGGTGCGGGCGGATTCCGACATCCGGTCCATTGAGGACCTGCACGGCAGGACGGTGAGCATCGGCGCGGAGGAATCCGGCTCGGAGCAGAACGCGCTGCAGATCTTATCTGCCTATGGTCTGAACGACAAGATGGTGAGCATGGTGAACCTGAACTATGAGGATGCCGCTGCCCAGCTGAAGGCGGGCAGGGTGGATGCCATCTTTATGACGGTGGGCGCGCCCAGCCCGGTGCTGACCGCTCTGGCAGGCGAGTGCGGCATCCGGCTGCTGAAGGTGGACGGTGCGGCGGCACAGCGCCTGATGAGCGCTTACAGCGCCTACAACACGGTCACGCTGCCGGCAGGCACCTATCCCGGCCAGACGGAGGAGGTGCAGACGGTGGGCGTGAAAGCCGTTCTGCTGGCCAGCAACGCGCTGCCTGCAAAGCAGGTGCAGCAGCTGACACAGCTTCTGTTCTCCAGCCGGGAAGGGCTGGAAGAGCAGCTGGGTATCCCGCTGGATCCGGAGGAAAACGCAGTAGAGGGCGTTGGCATCCCGTTCCATGCGGGCGCGGCCGCATACTATAAGGCGGCAGGAATTACGGTCGATCAAACGGCTGGGAACTGAGGGAAAGTAGAGCAATGAAGATCGAATTGGATATGTATCAGACACTGGCCGTTGCCGTGCTGGTGCTGATGCTGGGCAAGTTTTTGCGGGCAAGGGTGCAGGTGCTGGAACGCTTCTGCATTCCGGCCCCGGTCATTGGCGGTGTGCTGTTCGCCATTTTTACCTGCGTGTGCTATGTGACCGGCATTGCCGAGTTTGCATTTGATGATATTCTAAAGGAAGTCTGCATGGTGATGTTCTTCACCTCAGTGGGCTTTCAGGCGAACCTCAAGGTGCTGAAAAGCGGCGGAAGAGCGATGATCGTGTTTCTGGGCGTGGTCATCGTGCTGATCGTCAGCCAGAACTTTGTGGCCGTGGGGCTGGCAAAGCTGCTGGGCGTGGATGCGCTGGTGGGCCTTTGCACCGGCTCCATCCCCATGGTGGGCGGCCACGGCACCGCCGGTGCTTTTGGCCCGGTGCTGGAGGACTTTGGCATTCAGGGGGCCACCACCCTGTGTACGGCAGCGGCCACCTATGGCCTGATCGCAGGCAGCATGATGGGCGGCCCCATCGGCAAGATGCTCATTGAGCGGCACAACCTGCTGGCCACGGTAGTGCCGGAGGATGACAGCCTGCTGGTGGAAGAAGAAATGAAGCACGAGCGCCACACCACCATGTACCCGGCGGCAAGCTTTCAGCTGATCGTCGCCATGGGCATCGGCACGGTGCTGTCCAGACTTCTGAGCCTGACGGGCATGACCTTCCCCATCTATATCGGTGCCATGATCGCGGCGGCGATCATCCGCAATGTGGGCGAATACAGCGGCCAGTACACCGTGTATATGGGCGAGATCAACGATATTGGCGGCATCTGCCTTTCGCTGTTCCTGGGCATGGCGATGATCACCCTGAAGTTGTGGCAGCTGGCAGAGCTGGCCCTGCCGCTGATCGTGCTGCTGGCCGGGCAGACCCTGTTCATGATCCTGTATGTGGTGCTGGTGGTGTTCAACATCATGGGCCGCGACTACGATGCGGCGGTCATCGTGTCCGGCACCTGTGGCTTTGGCATGGGTGCAACGCCCAACGCCATGGCAAACATGCAGGCCATCTGCGATAAATATTCGCCCTCGGTCAAGGCGTATCTGCTGATACCGCTGGTGGGCAGTCTGTTTGCGGACTTTCTGAACAGTCTGGTCATTACGGTGTTCATCAATTTTATCTGAAGCTGACATTTACAGTTCGGGCGGGCTTCCGCACCGGGAAAGGAGACGTGCAATGTCGCTTTATCACCATCTGAAAACGTGGCTCGGAAAAAAGCAGGAGCATCCCCATGAGGAAGAAACCGTGGCCTTGCCGGAGATCCATACCGGCAAGGTGGCACATCATACGGATGCGGACGGCACTCCGGCGGCAGATAAGCCGATCCACTATGATAACGTAGCTATCCCGGAAGTGCATATCCACCCGAGACGCAAATAACTCCTAGCGTGAAAAGGCGTTTGTCGCGGCCCGCAGGCCGCGACAAACACAAATAAAAAAGAATAGTTCCACGCCGGACAGCCCGGAGCGAATGCGCAGGCTGTTCCGGATCACAGGAAGCAGAAAAGCTCCCGTCCATCATCAGGACGGGAGCTTTTTTGCTTGCGGTAAGATCAGCGGCTTAGAGGAACACGTACTTGAGGATGAACAGTACGGTCAGCACGTACATCAGCGGGCTGATCTTCTTTTCCTTGGCCTTGCCGGTGGCGACATTGATGATGGTCCAGGAGATGACGCCGATGGCGATGCCCTCAGAGATGCTGTAGGCAGTGGGCATGGCCAGAATGGTGAGGAAAGCGGGGATGCCCTCGCTGGGGTCGTTGAAGTCGATCTTGACGGCAGAGCCCATCATGTAGAAGCCCACGATGA is part of the Faecalibacterium sp. HTF-F genome and harbors:
- a CDS encoding TAXI family TRAP transporter solute-binding subunit; translation: MILKKKWLATALAGILLAAAVLSGCASTEKAKRLRFGVAGEGGIYREFGERFAALENETDNGQVELKATAGSAANLRLLTGEYLQLAIAQADLVQDAYDQTGIFADEEEDRGFGAVAALYTETCQVVVRADSDIRSIEDLHGRTVSIGAEESGSEQNALQILSAYGLNDKMVSMVNLNYEDAAAQLKAGRVDAIFMTVGAPSPVLTALAGECGIRLLKVDGAAAQRLMSAYSAYNTVTLPAGTYPGQTEEVQTVGVKAVLLASNALPAKQVQQLTQLLFSSREGLEEQLGIPLDPEENAVEGVGIPFHAGAAAYYKAAGITVDQTAGN
- the gltS gene encoding sodium/glutamate symporter is translated as MKIELDMYQTLAVAVLVLMLGKFLRARVQVLERFCIPAPVIGGVLFAIFTCVCYVTGIAEFAFDDILKEVCMVMFFTSVGFQANLKVLKSGGRAMIVFLGVVIVLIVSQNFVAVGLAKLLGVDALVGLCTGSIPMVGGHGTAGAFGPVLEDFGIQGATTLCTAAATYGLIAGSMMGGPIGKMLIERHNLLATVVPEDDSLLVEEEMKHERHTTMYPAASFQLIVAMGIGTVLSRLLSLTGMTFPIYIGAMIAAAIIRNVGEYSGQYTVYMGEINDIGGICLSLFLGMAMITLKLWQLAELALPLIVLLAGQTLFMILYVVLVVFNIMGRDYDAAVIVSGTCGFGMGATPNAMANMQAICDKYSPSVKAYLLIPLVGSLFADFLNSLVITVFINFI